In the Actinomycetota bacterium genome, one interval contains:
- a CDS encoding methylaspartate mutase subunit E, giving the protein MEIKNIRWEEEEFLKKRKEVLKSWPTGSQVDLKESINYHRAIPKNKVSKWVLEKAKNEGRTLTQPRAGVALIDDHIELLRFLEKEGMADLLPTTIDSYTRLNKYEEAQKGIEESIRLGRSMLNGFPAVNHGVKGCRKVCESVNVPVEVRHGTPDSRLLAEITLAGGFTDFEGGAITYNIPYSKNVPIETSIRNWQYVDRLIGYYQDNGVSINRESFGPLTGTLVPPCISHAVSIAEALLAAAQGVKSISVGYGQCGNLIQDIASIKSLSIITEQYLKEFGFTDILVTTVFHQWMGGFPQDEAEAFAVISWGAAAAGLGGATKVIVKTPHEAYGIPTKEANALGLRATKQILNMVKDQKLLDMESIEKEIDIIEEETRSILKVVLNLGNGDIAIGLVRGFEAGVIDIPFAPSRFTKGKIIPIRDNNGSIRLLNVGNLPFSKKIRNFHKKKLEERGKAENRKPSFKMVVDDIYAISRGYLVGRPEK; this is encoded by the coding sequence TTGGAGATAAAAAATATCAGGTGGGAAGAAGAAGAATTTCTTAAAAAGAGAAAAGAAGTACTAAAGAGCTGGCCAACAGGTTCTCAAGTAGATTTAAAGGAATCGATAAATTATCATAGAGCCATTCCAAAAAACAAAGTTTCAAAATGGGTTCTTGAAAAAGCAAAAAATGAGGGAAGAACCTTAACTCAACCAAGGGCAGGAGTTGCTTTAATAGATGACCATATTGAACTTCTTCGATTTTTAGAAAAGGAGGGGATGGCTGACCTCCTACCAACTACTATTGACAGCTATACCAGGTTAAATAAATATGAGGAAGCCCAGAAAGGAATAGAGGAGAGTATCAGGTTGGGCAGGTCGATGTTAAATGGTTTTCCTGCTGTAAATCATGGAGTTAAAGGTTGTAGGAAAGTTTGTGAGTCTGTTAATGTACCAGTTGAAGTTCGTCACGGAACTCCTGATTCAAGATTATTAGCAGAGATAACCTTGGCAGGAGGTTTTACAGATTTTGAAGGTGGAGCCATAACTTATAATATTCCTTATTCAAAAAATGTTCCAATTGAGACAAGTATTAGAAATTGGCAATATGTTGATAGATTAATAGGATATTATCAAGATAATGGTGTATCTATAAATAGGGAATCTTTTGGACCCTTAACAGGAACTTTAGTTCCTCCATGTATCTCCCATGCAGTTTCTATTGCAGAAGCATTACTTGCTGCAGCTCAAGGTGTAAAAAGTATAAGTGTTGGATATGGACAGTGTGGAAATTTGATTCAGGATATAGCTTCTATAAAATCATTGTCAATTATAACAGAGCAGTATCTAAAAGAATTTGGATTTACTGATATTTTAGTAACTACAGTATTTCATCAATGGATGGGAGGGTTCCCTCAAGATGAAGCTGAAGCATTTGCTGTAATTTCATGGGGAGCAGCAGCTGCTGGTCTTGGAGGTGCAACAAAAGTTATTGTAAAAACCCCACATGAGGCATATGGTATTCCTACTAAAGAAGCAAATGCTCTTGGGCTTAGAGCAACGAAACAGATTTTAAACATGGTTAAAGATCAGAAGCTATTAGATATGGAATCGATTGAAAAAGAGATTGATATTATAGAAGAAGAGACAAGATCTATCTTAAAGGTAGTATTGAATTTAGGAAATGGTGATATTGCAATTGGTCTGGTAAGAGGATTTGAAGCGGGAGTAATTGATATTCCATTCGCTCCGAGTCGTTTTACCAAAGGAAAAATAATTCCAATAAGAGATAATAATGGTTCCATCAGATTACTGAATGTTGGAAATCTACCTTTCTCAAAAAAAATAAGAAATTTTCACAAAAAAAAGTTAGAGGAAAGGGGAAAAGCTGAAAATAGGAAACCATCATTTAAAATGGTAGTGGATGATATATATGCTATAAGCAGAGGTTATTTAGTTGGAAGACCAGAAAAATAA
- a CDS encoding methylaspartate mutase subunit S: MVVRKRKLKIVLGVIGSDVHAVGNKILENVLTEEGFKVINIGVLSSQEDFINAAIETAADLIVVSSLYGHGEIDCRGMREKCIEAGIGDIPLYVGGNLVVGKQDFVEVKKIFEEMGFNRAYPPGTSPQQLIDDIKKDFKNK; this comes from the coding sequence ATGGTTGTAAGGAAAAGAAAATTAAAAATAGTACTTGGTGTAATTGGCTCTGATGTTCATGCAGTTGGAAATAAAATACTCGAAAATGTATTGACTGAAGAAGGATTTAAAGTAATAAATATTGGAGTTCTCTCCTCTCAAGAGGATTTTATAAATGCTGCAATTGAAACTGCAGCAGATTTGATTGTTGTTTCATCATTATATGGTCATGGTGAAATAGATTGCAGAGGAATGAGGGAAAAATGTATTGAAGCTGGAATTGGTGATATCCCATTATATGTTGGTGGAAATTTAGTTGTAGGAAAGCAGGATTTTGTTGAAGTTAAAAAGATTTTTGAAGAGATGGGATTTAACAGGGCTTATCCTCCTGGAACATCTCCTCAGCAATTAATTGATGACATAAAAAAAGATTTTAAAAATAAGTAG
- the gcvPB gene encoding aminomethyl-transferring glycine dehydrogenase subunit GcvPB, whose translation MNDRLIFQIPYLEKGKQILPTVPNEISSIEIDIPDNLKRKKAPELPQISEPQLIRHYNKLSKKNFGVDNGFYPLGSCTMKYNPKINEEISRLENFVNIHPYQGEEDIQGALQLMYELDVLLCEITGMDKFTLQPSAGAHGELTGLFIIDAYHREKGNKRKNIIIPDSAHGTNPASVTMAGYNAVAVDSDENGKVDLKKLNELLDKETAGLMLTNPNTLGFFDENILKISKMVHDIGGLVYYDGANLNAIMTVSKPRDMGFDIVHLNLHKTFSTPHGGGGPGSGPIGITKELSKFLPIPTVELNNKGRYYLDYDRKDSIGKVKAFYGNFNVLIKAYAYILSLGAKGLKRASQLAVLNANYLKKHLSKYYHLPYPEICMHEFVISAIWQKERGIRALDIAKRLMDFDFHPPTIYFPLIVNEAIMIEPTETENKETLDMFIKAMIQIAKESDENPEILKSAPHKTPVKRLDEVKAVKDLILKYDFN comes from the coding sequence ATGAATGATAGGTTAATATTTCAAATACCCTATTTAGAAAAAGGTAAACAAATTTTACCAACTGTACCAAATGAAATTTCTTCTATAGAGATTGATATTCCAGATAATTTAAAACGCAAAAAAGCTCCTGAATTACCTCAAATAAGTGAACCACAGTTGATTCGACATTATAATAAGCTTTCAAAGAAGAATTTTGGAGTTGATAATGGGTTTTATCCTTTGGGATCATGTACCATGAAATATAACCCGAAAATCAATGAAGAGATATCCAGGCTAGAGAATTTTGTCAATATTCACCCATATCAAGGTGAAGAAGATATACAAGGTGCTCTCCAGCTCATGTATGAGTTAGATGTTCTTTTATGTGAAATAACAGGTATGGATAAATTCACATTGCAGCCATCAGCTGGAGCTCATGGAGAATTAACAGGTTTATTTATTATAGATGCTTATCATAGAGAAAAAGGTAATAAAAGAAAAAATATTATAATCCCAGATTCAGCTCATGGTACTAATCCAGCAAGTGTTACTATGGCAGGTTATAATGCTGTTGCAGTTGATTCAGATGAAAATGGTAAAGTGGATCTAAAAAAATTAAATGAACTTTTAGATAAAGAAACTGCTGGATTGATGTTAACAAATCCAAACACATTAGGATTTTTCGATGAAAATATTTTGAAAATCTCAAAGATGGTTCATGATATAGGTGGTTTAGTATATTATGATGGAGCAAATCTAAACGCTATAATGACAGTATCCAAGCCACGGGATATGGGTTTTGATATTGTTCATCTCAATCTTCACAAAACATTCTCTACACCACATGGTGGTGGAGGACCAGGCTCAGGTCCTATTGGAATAACTAAAGAACTTTCTAAATTTCTTCCTATCCCTACTGTAGAGTTAAATAATAAAGGAAGATATTATCTTGACTATGATAGAAAAGATTCAATTGGCAAAGTAAAAGCTTTTTATGGGAATTTTAATGTATTAATTAAAGCTTATGCATATATTCTCTCTTTAGGGGCAAAAGGGTTAAAAAGGGCGAGTCAATTAGCAGTTTTAAATGCAAATTATTTAAAGAAACATTTAAGTAAATATTATCATCTTCCATATCCAGAAATTTGTATGCATGAATTTGTCATCTCAGCAATTTGGCAGAAAGAAAGGGGAATAAGAGCTTTAGATATTGCTAAAAGATTAATGGATTTTGATTTTCATCCACCAACAATTTATTTTCCTCTGATTGTAAATGAAGCAATTATGATAGAGCCAACAGAAACAGAAAATAAAGAGACTCTGGATATGTTTATTAAAGCGATGATACAAATAGCAAAGGAATCAGACGAAAATCCAGAAATTTTAAAATCTGCCCCACACAAGACTCCTGTAAAGAGATTAGATGAAGTTAAAGCAGTAAAAGACCTTATATTAAAATATGATTTTAACTAA
- the gcvPA gene encoding aminomethyl-transferring glycine dehydrogenase subunit GcvPA, which produces MDYTPHSNKEIKEMLSFLGIKFLKDLYNNIPDEIKQKKELKLPEPLSEIELLGRLKFISKKNISTDNKISFLGAGNYDHFIPSVVNYIISKPEFYTAYTPYQSELSQGILQSMFEYQTMMCELTGMDISNISLYDGATSVAEAANMAISINKKKKILISETMHPEYRQVLKTYMKPRKIEVFEIPMKDGITDKGQIKENLIDEYSCLIIPQPNFLGNLEPIDEIFPILSGSNTLAIACVNPLSLALLKPPADFGADIVVGDGQILGNPQSFGGPSFGFLTCKKKYLRKTPGRIVGQTVDSAGNIGYVLTLQTREQHIRREKATSNICSNQSLNVLAACVYLSYVGRDGLYEIAELCYKNAHYLFQKLVAIKGIDQTFNSKFFNEFVVYIDLDSTELKKILSKKGILGPICLEEWYPSLKKRYLFAVTEKRTKDEMDLLIDTLNKALKVK; this is translated from the coding sequence ATGGATTATACTCCACATTCTAATAAAGAAATCAAGGAAATGCTCTCTTTTTTGGGGATAAAATTTTTGAAGGATTTGTATAACAATATTCCAGACGAAATTAAACAAAAAAAAGAGCTAAAATTACCTGAACCACTAAGTGAAATTGAGCTTTTAGGAAGGTTAAAATTTATAAGTAAAAAAAATATAAGTACAGATAATAAAATTTCATTTCTTGGAGCAGGTAACTATGATCACTTTATACCTTCTGTTGTAAATTACATAATCTCCAAACCAGAGTTTTATACTGCTTATACTCCATATCAGTCAGAATTAAGTCAGGGAATTTTACAATCCATGTTTGAGTATCAGACAATGATGTGTGAATTAACTGGCATGGATATCTCTAACATCTCACTTTATGATGGTGCAACTTCTGTTGCAGAAGCTGCAAATATGGCTATATCTATAAATAAGAAGAAAAAAATCTTAATATCAGAAACTATGCATCCAGAATATCGTCAAGTACTAAAAACCTATATGAAGCCAAGAAAAATAGAGGTTTTTGAAATTCCTATGAAAGATGGTATTACTGATAAGGGGCAAATAAAAGAAAATTTAATAGATGAGTATTCATGTTTAATAATTCCTCAACCAAATTTTCTTGGGAATTTAGAACCCATAGATGAGATATTTCCAATTTTATCGGGTAGTAATACTTTGGCTATCGCTTGTGTTAATCCATTATCTTTAGCATTACTTAAACCCCCAGCTGATTTTGGAGCTGATATTGTTGTTGGAGATGGTCAAATCTTAGGTAATCCACAATCATTTGGAGGACCATCGTTTGGATTTTTAACTTGTAAAAAGAAATATTTAAGAAAAACACCTGGTAGAATTGTAGGTCAAACAGTGGATAGTGCTGGAAATATTGGCTATGTTCTCACCCTTCAAACAAGAGAACAACATATCAGAAGAGAAAAGGCTACTTCAAATATATGTTCAAACCAATCTCTAAATGTATTAGCAGCTTGTGTTTATCTTTCATATGTTGGAAGAGATGGTTTATATGAAATTGCAGAACTTTGCTATAAAAATGCTCATTATCTTTTTCAAAAATTAGTAGCTATTAAAGGAATAGACCAAACGTTTAATTCTAAATTTTTCAATGAATTTGTTGTTTACATTGATTTGGATTCAACTGAATTGAAAAAAATATTATCAAAAAAAGGAATTTTAGGACCAATATGTTTAGAAGAATGGTACCCATCTCTCAAAAAAAGATACCTTTTTGCTGTTACAGAAAAAAGAACAAAAGATGAGATGGATTTATTAATAGATACATTAAACAAAGCATTAAAGGTAAAATAA
- the gcvH gene encoding glycine cleavage system protein GcvH yields MDFPEELYYSKDHEWARVEGNIVIVGITDYAQDALGDIVFLELPPVGTDVEANVPFATIESVKSVSDVYSPVTGKIVEVNDAVIDAPEIINQDPYGEGWMVKIEMNNPDEIKDLISAEEYQKSTAE; encoded by the coding sequence TTGGATTTTCCAGAGGAACTTTATTATTCAAAGGATCATGAATGGGCAAGGGTAGAAGGAAATATAGTAATTGTGGGAATAACCGATTATGCTCAGGATGCATTGGGAGATATAGTATTTTTAGAACTTCCACCAGTTGGTACAGATGTTGAAGCTAATGTACCATTTGCTACAATTGAATCAGTAAAATCAGTTTCAGATGTATACTCACCAGTAACTGGTAAAATAGTGGAAGTAAACGATGCTGTTATAGATGCACCTGAAATAATAAATCAGGATCCATATGGTGAAGGTTGGATGGTTAAAATCGAGATGAATAACCCAGACGAGATAAAAGATTTGATATCTGCTGAAGAATATCAGAAATCTACAGCAGAGTAA
- a CDS encoding glutamate mutase L: MRTALLIDFGSTFTKLVAIDLEKEIFLGSSYYPTTVETDVMIGFQDALDVLNKKISKKDEDYDLKLACSSAAGGLKIVAVGLVPLLTSQAAKIAALGAGGKVLKIYSYKLTADERDEIEILKPDLILLSGGTDGGNEKVIIHNAKVLSQLKIDVPIVYAGNKCSATIAKRILKENKKFVSIIENILPELNYLNIEPAKALIRKLFLSNIIKAKGLSKRMDFLSSVLMPTPSAVLKAGELLAKGTDNEEGIGDLMLIDVGGATTDVCSYSLGLPGTGSFVVKGLPQPYTKRTVEGDLGIRFSAMNLLNTAKKENFMKKWKIKLKNLDKEVEKLSRNINFIAKDEKDIEVDKLLSAISTKIAINRHVGKFQTKYTPIGPVNILYGKDLRDIPTVLGTGGGVIKDKNPKSILEKSIFDEDEPYILKPKSPKFLLDKYYIMFAVGLLAQKMPDLALRLLKKNLIYI; encoded by the coding sequence TTGAGAACAGCTCTTTTAATCGATTTTGGAAGTACATTTACCAAATTGGTAGCAATAGATTTAGAAAAAGAAATATTCTTAGGGAGTTCATATTATCCAACAACAGTAGAAACTGATGTGATGATTGGATTTCAAGATGCATTAGATGTATTGAATAAAAAGATATCTAAAAAAGATGAAGATTATGATTTAAAATTAGCTTGTAGTAGTGCTGCTGGAGGTTTAAAAATTGTAGCGGTAGGCTTAGTTCCCCTCTTAACTTCACAAGCAGCTAAAATCGCAGCTTTAGGAGCTGGTGGAAAAGTTTTAAAAATTTACAGCTATAAATTAACTGCAGACGAAAGAGATGAAATTGAAATTTTAAAACCGGACTTAATACTGCTTTCAGGTGGAACTGATGGAGGAAATGAGAAGGTAATAATTCATAATGCAAAGGTTTTAAGCCAACTAAAGATAGATGTTCCAATTGTTTATGCTGGGAATAAATGTTCAGCAACTATAGCAAAGAGAATTTTAAAAGAAAATAAAAAGTTTGTATCGATAATAGAAAATATCTTACCTGAGTTAAATTATTTAAATATAGAACCAGCTAAAGCATTAATAAGAAAACTCTTTCTATCAAATATAATCAAAGCAAAAGGTCTTTCAAAAAGGATGGATTTCTTATCGAGTGTCTTAATGCCTACCCCATCAGCTGTTTTAAAAGCTGGAGAATTATTAGCAAAAGGTACAGATAATGAGGAAGGTATTGGGGATTTAATGTTAATTGATGTTGGTGGAGCTACTACTGATGTTTGCTCATATTCATTAGGACTACCAGGTACAGGTAGTTTTGTTGTAAAGGGTCTTCCTCAACCTTATACAAAAAGAACAGTTGAGGGTGATTTAGGAATTCGCTTTAGTGCTATGAATCTTTTAAATACAGCCAAAAAGGAAAATTTTATGAAGAAATGGAAAATAAAATTAAAGAACTTGGATAAGGAAGTTGAAAAGCTATCAAGAAATATTAATTTTATTGCTAAAGACGAGAAAGATATTGAGGTAGATAAGTTACTATCTGCAATATCTACTAAAATTGCAATAAATAGGCATGTAGGAAAGTTTCAAACAAAATATACACCAATAGGTCCAGTAAATATTTTATATGGAAAAGATTTAAGAGATATCCCTACTGTATTAGGAACTGGTGGGGGTGTGATAAAAGATAAGAATCCAAAGTCTATTTTGGAAAAATCTATATTTGATGAAGATGAGCCATACATATTGAAGCCAAAATCTCCAAAATTTTTATTAGATAAATATTATATAATGTTTGCTGTTGGACTTTTAGCTCAAAAAATGCCAGACTTAGCTTTAAGGTTATTAAAAAAGAATCTCATTTATATATAA
- a CDS encoding methylaspartate ammonia-lyase produces the protein MKIKKVVASKGFAGFYYDDQAAIKSHAKHDGFAYSGEPITPGFSTIRIAGESISVMLVLDEGRIAYGDCVAVQYSGAAGRDALFLADDYLPIINEKIAPLMVEREIENFKNMAEELDNLKVDGERLHTALRYGITQAILNAVSRKKHITMAEVICQEYGIEIQGKPVPIFAQSGDDRYNNADKMIIKGIQVLPHGLINNVEEKLGRRGEKLMDYLSWLRTRVVQLGKPDYNPIFHLDVYGTFGQAFNNDMETIAKYIMNLERISQPYHLRIEGPVDAGSKEGQIKSMRELRTELKKIGSKTEIIADEWCNTFEDIKDFVHGEAADMIQIKAPDLGGINNTIEAILFCKKHGVGAYLGGSCNETDRSARICAHIALATGPCQILAKPGMGVDEAVMLINNEMNRTLTLIKNR, from the coding sequence ATGAAAATAAAAAAAGTAGTTGCTTCAAAGGGATTTGCAGGTTTCTATTATGATGATCAAGCAGCTATAAAATCTCATGCAAAACATGATGGGTTCGCCTATTCAGGAGAACCTATTACTCCAGGCTTTAGTACAATAAGGATTGCTGGTGAAAGCATTTCAGTCATGTTAGTTTTGGATGAAGGTAGAATTGCATACGGTGATTGTGTAGCTGTTCAGTACTCTGGAGCAGCTGGTAGAGATGCACTTTTTTTAGCTGATGATTATCTTCCTATTATAAATGAGAAAATTGCACCATTAATGGTTGAACGTGAGATAGAAAATTTCAAGAATATGGCTGAAGAGTTAGATAATTTAAAAGTTGATGGAGAACGATTACATACTGCACTTCGATATGGAATAACCCAGGCTATTTTAAATGCTGTTTCAAGAAAAAAGCATATTACTATGGCTGAGGTAATATGCCAAGAATATGGTATAGAAATTCAAGGGAAACCAGTTCCAATATTTGCTCAGAGTGGGGATGATAGGTATAACAATGCAGATAAAATGATAATAAAGGGAATTCAAGTTCTTCCTCATGGACTGATAAACAATGTTGAAGAGAAGTTAGGCAGGAGAGGGGAGAAATTAATGGATTATCTATCATGGCTTAGAACAAGAGTGGTTCAATTAGGTAAACCTGATTATAATCCTATATTTCATCTTGATGTTTATGGAACATTTGGACAGGCATTTAATAATGATATGGAAACAATTGCAAAATATATCATGAACTTAGAACGGATCTCTCAACCATATCATCTCAGGATTGAGGGACCTGTTGATGCAGGAAGTAAAGAAGGCCAGATAAAATCTATGCGAGAGTTAAGAACAGAATTAAAGAAAATAGGAAGTAAGACTGAAATAATAGCTGACGAGTGGTGTAATACATTTGAGGACATTAAAGACTTTGTACATGGAGAGGCTGCTGATATGATTCAGATTAAGGCTCCAGATTTGGGAGGAATAAATAATACTATAGAAGCTATTTTATTTTGTAAGAAACATGGTGTAGGAGCATATCTTGGTGGAAGTTGTAATGAAACGGATCGTAGTGCTCGAATATGTGCTCATATAGCTTTAGCAACAGGACCATGTCAGATTCTTGCAAAACCTGGGATGGGAGTAGATGAGGCTGTGATGTTAATAAACAATGAAATGAATAGAACCCTTACACTTATAAAAAATAGATAA